The nucleotide window GGACCGGCCGGCGCTCGAAGTCGGCCTCATCCAACGCATCGTCGCCGCGGAAGGTCAGGTCAACTTTGCGCTTGGTCAGGAGGTTGCGGAAGCGGAGCTTGTACAGCGAGGACGAGCCCCGGGCGCTCGGTTTCTGGACCGAGACGTTCTCGACGATGTGGGGAGCGCCGTCGATCTTAGCCACATCACCCTTCTTCAATTCGGATGCGTTGATCATGGAATCACCTTGGAAGACGCGGCCGGCAAGAGAAGCCGACCGGACCGCAGGCCGTCACTATAGCGTCCGCCGCGGAGAGTGTCAAGACGGGCCTCCCGGGTCCTCGTCGCCGCCGCCGTCCCCCATCGCCGCGTCGCCGGGCCCGTCTTTTCCCTCCGCCGCCTCCTCGACGGCCCGGTCGATCTCTTGCTCGAATTCCGGCCCGGCTTCCTCCCCCATTTCCCGGCCCATTTTCTTCATCCAGCGGGCCATCGAGGCGGGGTCGCTTTCGTCCAGGCCGGACAGGGCGGACGGATCGTCCAGGCCCTCCAGCCGGCCGGCCTCGGACCGCAGAATGGCCACCCGCGACACGAGCTTGCGGACCTCGCCGCTCCCGCAATGCTGGCAGCGCGGATCGAGCGCCGCGCCGACGGACAGAGTCACAAACGTCGACTTGCGGCCGCAAGCGCCGCAGCGGTATTCGTAGATCGGCATGGCCGTCCCTTCCGCCGCCGGACGGAGCGTCAGATCAGGATCGCGTCCGCCCAACCGCGCTTGACGAGCTCGATCAGGGCCGGATTGGAAGTGCCCAGCTTGTGCCGGGTGTCGGCCAGCTCGATGTGGTGGGCCGAGGTCTCCAGCGGCTTGTCCTCGCCGAACTCCTGCCGGCGCCGGGCCTGGATGATCCGATAGCCGGTGGCGTCGACGGCCACGGGGTCCTGGCCGACTAGAAGCCCGCCGTAAGTCCAGAGGTACTTCTCGGAGAAGCCGCGCGGCCCGATGTTGTGGAACTGGGGCGTCAGCATGGACAGGATGTTGAGTCGGGTCTTGTCCTTGACGACCGGCAGCGACCAGATCGAAGCCAGGTCGGCGCAGGCGTCGGCGTGGTAATCGGACGGCTTGGGCACAAACATGATGTAGTTCTTGATGCAGCTCCCCATGC belongs to Candidatus Aminicenantes bacterium and includes:
- a CDS encoding zinc ribbon domain-containing protein, with amino-acid sequence MPIYEYRCGACGRKSTFVTLSVGAALDPRCQHCGSGEVRKLVSRVAILRSEAGRLEGLDDPSALSGLDESDPASMARWMKKMGREMGEEAGPEFEQEIDRAVEEAAEGKDGPGDAAMGDGGGDEDPGGPS